From Roseibium alexandrii DFL-11, the proteins below share one genomic window:
- a CDS encoding MarR family winged helix-turn-helix transcriptional regulator: protein MDATLAACKSIFQDIARFRGLLFDRLIAPYGLTMSQARVLLHLLAEDKLTQSDIARRMDVGTVTVGGLVDRLEARGLVERRADPVDRRAKRVCLTDEARPLEKIMDACSTEVDGASFKGLPETSIHVLLSNLQAVRQNLLETLNKDAG, encoded by the coding sequence GGATGCAACGCTCGCGGCCTGCAAATCGATCTTTCAGGACATTGCCCGGTTTCGTGGCCTTCTTTTCGATCGCCTCATCGCTCCCTATGGGCTGACCATGTCCCAGGCACGCGTGCTTTTGCACCTGCTTGCCGAAGACAAGCTGACCCAGTCGGACATCGCGCGCCGCATGGATGTCGGCACAGTGACGGTGGGTGGTCTTGTCGACCGATTGGAAGCACGCGGTCTGGTTGAACGCCGGGCCGATCCGGTCGACCGGCGCGCGAAGCGGGTTTGCCTCACGGACGAGGCCCGGCCTTTGGAAAAAATCATGGACGCATGCAGCACGGAAGTTGACGGAGCATCCTTCAAGGGCTTGCCGGAAACCAGCATTCACGTTTTGCTGTCCAACCTGCAAGCGGTCCGGCAGAACCTGCTTGAGACACTGAACAAAGATGCCGGCTGA
- a CDS encoding CaiB/BaiF CoA transferase family protein, with amino-acid sequence MGPLHGVKIVEFAGIGPGPYGCMMLADMGAEILRIDREPTGASDIEGIDEQWKNSVARGRKSITLDLKDPAAVETALKLIEKADAVVEGFRPGVMERLGLGPDVCLGRNPALVYARMTGWGQTGPLAHAAGHDMNYISLSGALWSFGEDGRDPVPPLNLLGDYGGGGMFLAFGIVCALMRALNTGEGDVIDAAISDGTAALMAPVYMWLANNRWQNQRASNRLDGTAPYYGVYKCSDGKWVSIAPIEEKFWQLFLHLLKLDEADIGDRHDTRQWPDIRRWFESIIGAHPRDHWCQLFEGTDICFAPILDLEEAPAHAHNAARETFVERDGIVQPAPAPRFQNAKATLPSRPPLIGEHNESVLQDWGVTGEDAPVLRNSSAI; translated from the coding sequence ATGGGGCCACTTCACGGTGTGAAGATTGTTGAGTTTGCCGGTATTGGGCCTGGCCCTTACGGCTGCATGATGCTTGCCGATATGGGGGCCGAGATCCTGCGGATCGACCGGGAACCAACCGGGGCTTCGGACATTGAAGGCATTGACGAACAATGGAAAAACAGTGTTGCCCGTGGCCGAAAATCCATCACGCTTGATCTGAAGGATCCTGCCGCCGTTGAAACCGCGCTCAAGCTGATCGAAAAAGCGGACGCCGTTGTCGAAGGTTTTCGCCCCGGTGTTATGGAGCGGCTCGGTCTTGGTCCGGACGTATGTCTTGGCCGCAACCCGGCGCTGGTTTACGCCCGCATGACCGGCTGGGGCCAAACCGGCCCTTTGGCGCATGCGGCCGGTCACGACATGAATTACATCTCGCTGTCCGGGGCCCTTTGGTCCTTCGGTGAAGACGGGCGCGATCCGGTGCCACCACTCAATCTTCTCGGAGATTATGGCGGCGGCGGCATGTTCCTCGCCTTTGGCATTGTGTGCGCCTTAATGCGCGCCCTAAACACCGGCGAAGGCGATGTGATTGATGCCGCGATATCAGACGGAACTGCGGCTTTGATGGCTCCGGTTTACATGTGGCTCGCCAACAACCGTTGGCAGAACCAACGGGCCAGCAATCGCTTGGACGGAACAGCGCCCTATTACGGCGTGTACAAATGTTCCGACGGCAAGTGGGTATCGATCGCACCGATCGAGGAAAAGTTCTGGCAGCTGTTCCTGCATTTGCTGAAGCTTGACGAAGCGGACATCGGCGACCGCCATGACACCCGCCAATGGCCGGACATCCGCCGCTGGTTTGAAAGCATCATCGGCGCACATCCACGCGATCATTGGTGTCAGCTGTTTGAAGGAACAGACATCTGTTTCGCGCCAATTCTGGACCTGGAAGAAGCTCCGGCTCATGCACACAATGCGGCGCGGGAGACCTTCGTGGAACGTGACGGCATCGTTCAACCGGCCCCTGCCCCGCGTTTTCAGAATGCCAAAGCCACGTTGCCGTCCAGGCCGCCGCTCATAGGCGAACATAACGAGTCAGTGCTGCAGGACTGGGGAGTGACTGGCGAAGACGCGCCGGTTTTGAGGAACAGCAGCGCAATCTAA
- a CDS encoding C4-dicarboxylate TRAP transporter substrate-binding protein has protein sequence MISIKSALLGLGLTIAMAGVASAETMLRYSEAGPNRGARAKALQYFLDEASRMTEGRLTFDVHWGGALLKWSAVLNGVAAGAADMGTVIAPYSPKQLQGLAIGDLPISSSDTWVGLRAMHELMTTNEQLKDFLAKENVVFLSNFTSTGTQFECTGDHTIETADDFKGLTVRATGTVGKALNELGANVVNMTFDKVYQALDSGLVDCAAGYYYTNRAFRHYEIVDHITEANWGQVGGFALVMNKDVWEDLPAEYQNAIMTAGSQMIDEFARIQIETINDVKAGLASGEIGRQVPVVALDDAERAKLLAMTDKYVQEWISDMTERGYDGQAIWDQYAVLVDKYADELNTKGYPWAR, from the coding sequence ATGATTTCCATAAAGTCGGCCCTTTTGGGTCTGGGCTTGACCATCGCCATGGCAGGCGTGGCATCCGCTGAAACCATGCTGCGCTATTCCGAAGCGGGCCCAAACCGGGGCGCCAGAGCCAAAGCCTTGCAGTATTTCCTGGATGAAGCGAGCCGCATGACAGAAGGCCGGCTAACCTTCGACGTGCATTGGGGCGGCGCGCTCCTGAAATGGTCAGCCGTGCTGAACGGAGTTGCCGCTGGCGCGGCCGACATGGGAACCGTCATTGCCCCTTATTCGCCCAAGCAGCTTCAAGGCCTTGCAATCGGGGATCTGCCCATTTCGTCGTCTGACACCTGGGTCGGCCTCCGGGCAATGCACGAGCTGATGACAACGAACGAACAGCTCAAGGACTTCCTGGCCAAGGAAAACGTTGTCTTCCTCAGCAATTTCACCTCTACCGGCACCCAGTTTGAGTGCACCGGCGATCACACGATCGAAACGGCTGACGACTTCAAGGGACTCACGGTTCGGGCAACCGGAACGGTCGGCAAGGCGCTCAATGAGCTTGGCGCCAATGTCGTCAACATGACCTTTGACAAAGTCTATCAGGCACTTGATTCCGGTCTGGTCGACTGTGCTGCCGGTTACTACTACACGAACCGCGCGTTCCGGCATTATGAGATCGTCGATCACATCACCGAGGCAAACTGGGGCCAGGTCGGCGGCTTTGCCCTGGTCATGAACAAGGATGTCTGGGAAGACCTTCCTGCGGAGTATCAGAACGCGATCATGACCGCCGGATCCCAGATGATCGACGAGTTCGCCCGCATTCAGATCGAGACCATCAACGACGTGAAAGCCGGGCTTGCGAGCGGCGAAATCGGCCGTCAGGTGCCTGTGGTTGCGCTTGACGACGCTGAGCGCGCGAAGTTGCTCGCCATGACGGACAAGTATGTCCAGGAATGGATCTCCGACATGACCGAACGGGGATATGACGGCCAGGCGATCTGGGATCAGTATGCCGTTCTCGTCGACAAGTATGCGGATGAGCTGAACACCAAAGGCTATCCATGGGCACGGTGA
- a CDS encoding TRAP transporter small permease, whose protein sequence is MGTVTPGKPVPPGSGRGRFSSPLRLLAGLETAFIAIAAVAILSMCVYITLGIVLRTFVGMQIPDEVVIVGDLMIGALILPLAYVAADRGFIAVEVITDLLPKAAQVWLNVLAAIIGLCAVIPITYAGYLAMIHAIESGNYFFGILEVPEWPGRVAFFAGYALFFIRLTVLFIQDVWTAISSGGGGNSNKTHDPSWEEAA, encoded by the coding sequence ATGGGCACGGTGACGCCCGGCAAACCGGTCCCGCCTGGCAGCGGGCGGGGCCGGTTCTCCTCCCCCTTAAGACTTCTGGCGGGGCTGGAAACAGCGTTCATAGCAATTGCCGCTGTCGCCATTTTGAGCATGTGTGTTTACATCACGCTCGGCATCGTCCTGCGCACCTTTGTCGGGATGCAGATCCCGGATGAAGTCGTGATTGTCGGAGACCTGATGATCGGCGCCTTGATCCTGCCATTGGCCTATGTGGCGGCCGATCGCGGCTTCATTGCCGTTGAAGTCATAACGGACCTGCTGCCAAAAGCTGCCCAAGTCTGGCTCAACGTGCTCGCGGCCATAATCGGACTGTGCGCGGTGATCCCAATCACTTATGCCGGATATCTTGCCATGATCCACGCGATCGAAAGCGGCAACTATTTCTTCGGCATTCTGGAAGTCCCCGAGTGGCCGGGACGGGTCGCATTCTTTGCAGGCTATGCCTTGTTCTTCATCCGCCTAACTGTCTTGTTCATTCAAGACGTCTGGACCGCAATCAGCTCCGGCGGCGGGGGAAACTCCAACAAGACACACGATCCAAGCTGGGAGGAGGCTGCCTGA
- a CDS encoding TRAP transporter large permease, whose translation MDPSTIGIFGFVTALTLLILRVPIGFTLVSVSSICALVTYAWRPGSEFNLGRGLRPAMALIESNAFEFIHSYSLSMVPLFIAAGHIAYHTRITTDIYDAVRVWMSRLPGGLAVASLIGCGGFSAITGSSVACASSMGRICVPEMLRYGYDKQLASASVAAGGTLGALIPPSVLFILYGTFTETSISRLFMAGVVPGLLSLAGFIITVLVWVKLRPEAAPVPEGAISGDDRFTAAIKAWPAATLMIIIIGGIYGGIFTATEAAAVSLSFVLIYGTISGRLRWADFVLSMRETAYQTGSLFFIAVGAKIFVSFVSLTGVTGGLVDIVSSSGLETWMILLCIVAIYLVMGMFLDPIGTMLLTLPFTVPLIEGMGFDLIWFGVIVVKLLEIGLITPPVGLNVFVINSVVGREIQVHTIFFGIMKFLVLDIVVLLALLAFPILSLGLPSLMF comes from the coding sequence GTGGACCCCTCAACAATTGGTATCTTCGGCTTTGTGACAGCGCTCACACTGCTCATCTTGCGCGTTCCAATTGGATTTACGCTGGTCAGCGTTTCTTCCATCTGCGCTTTGGTCACATATGCTTGGCGCCCAGGCTCTGAGTTCAATCTCGGCCGTGGCCTGCGCCCGGCAATGGCGCTGATTGAATCCAACGCCTTTGAGTTCATTCACTCCTATTCCCTGTCGATGGTGCCGCTGTTCATCGCAGCTGGTCACATCGCCTATCACACCCGCATTACAACGGATATTTACGACGCGGTCCGGGTTTGGATGTCCCGCCTCCCCGGCGGTTTGGCCGTTGCGTCGCTGATCGGCTGCGGCGGCTTTTCCGCAATCACGGGATCCAGCGTTGCTTGTGCCTCGTCGATGGGCCGGATTTGCGTTCCGGAAATGCTGCGCTATGGCTACGACAAGCAACTGGCAAGCGCGAGCGTCGCTGCGGGCGGCACACTTGGCGCACTCATCCCGCCGAGCGTTCTGTTTATCCTATACGGCACATTCACCGAGACATCGATCAGCCGGCTGTTCATGGCCGGTGTGGTGCCAGGCCTCTTGAGTCTTGCCGGGTTCATCATCACCGTGCTGGTCTGGGTCAAACTCCGGCCGGAAGCGGCCCCCGTCCCCGAAGGCGCAATTTCTGGAGACGACCGGTTTACGGCCGCGATCAAAGCCTGGCCGGCCGCCACGCTGATGATCATCATCATTGGCGGGATCTATGGCGGCATCTTCACCGCCACGGAAGCAGCTGCCGTCAGTCTGTCATTCGTGTTGATCTACGGAACAATTTCAGGCCGGTTGCGGTGGGCGGATTTCGTCCTGTCGATGCGCGAAACCGCCTATCAGACCGGATCTCTGTTCTTCATTGCGGTCGGCGCCAAGATCTTCGTCTCCTTCGTCTCCCTGACCGGGGTGACAGGCGGCCTGGTCGATATCGTATCGTCTTCGGGCCTGGAAACCTGGATGATCCTGTTGTGCATCGTCGCGATTTACCTGGTGATGGGCATGTTCCTGGATCCGATCGGCACCATGCTTTTGACCCTGCCCTTCACGGTCCCGCTCATCGAAGGCATGGGATTTGATCTCATCTGGTTTGGTGTCATCGTCGTCAAACTGCTGGAAATCGGCCTGATCACACCGCCGGTCGGCCTCAATGTCTTCGTCATCAATTCGGTGGTTGGACGGGAGATACAGGTTCACACGATCTTCTTCGGGATCATGAAGTTCCTGGTGCTGGACATTGTTGTCCTATTGGCACTACTGGCCTTCCCGATCCTGTCACTCGGCCTGCCGAGCCTGATGTTCTGA
- a CDS encoding GNAT family N-acetyltransferase has protein sequence MGQQSVDLECLAMKIRPAVPDDVSAVRACADEAYAPYIAAIGRKPAPMIADFEAQIGAGQVYVAEDETGSFLGFVVYFPRADHMFLENVAVVSAAAGRGIGKALVSHCEAEARSLGLSAIRLYTNEKMTANLRIYPKLGYTETGRRTEDGFNRVYFEKSLF, from the coding sequence ATGGGGCAGCAATCAGTTGATCTGGAGTGCCTTGCGATGAAGATCCGGCCCGCCGTCCCAGACGATGTATCGGCTGTCCGTGCCTGTGCGGACGAGGCCTATGCCCCCTATATCGCGGCAATCGGCCGGAAGCCGGCGCCCATGATTGCTGATTTTGAGGCGCAGATCGGCGCTGGGCAGGTTTATGTTGCAGAAGATGAGACCGGCAGTTTCCTGGGCTTCGTCGTCTATTTCCCGAGGGCCGACCACATGTTCCTGGAAAATGTCGCTGTTGTCTCGGCCGCAGCCGGTCGAGGCATCGGTAAGGCCCTTGTATCCCACTGCGAGGCGGAAGCCCGTTCGCTCGGTCTTTCCGCCATCCGCCTTTACACAAACGAAAAGATGACGGCCAATCTCCGCATCTATCCAAAGCTCGGCTACACGGAGACCGGCCGCCGAACCGAAGACGGATTCAACCGCGTCTATTTTGAGAAGTCTCTATTCTAG
- a CDS encoding acyl-CoA dehydrogenase family protein — MDFTLSEEQTALQETVRRFAQSELPDIAREVEEKDEAPGPDVMHRFAELGLLGVNLPEAHGGGGMSHFEAVLVLEEVAKVSIGVAFPIFESCFGPALAIANFAPEAMRQKILPKVCSGDMIVAVSMSEPGAGSALTDLTTKARVEGDRVIVNGQKRWCSGAGHSDAYVVYCRMSDDPGAKGIGAVLVEKGADGFTFGKREHHMGFRGVHSADMYFDDVSVPAKNIIVPAGGFRKLMEAFDLERCGNTTMSLACAQSAFDYVLSYVQEREQFGKPIIDFQAVQLQIADMKMKLDAARLLLYRAVVKAESGLPSVGESSIAKCFANEMTREVTGKAMQLMGGYGYSREYPMEQKMRDSWGWGIAGGSIDIQKTNIASALVGRRFNQRAK; from the coding sequence ATGGATTTTACCCTTTCAGAAGAACAGACCGCTCTCCAGGAAACCGTGCGCCGGTTTGCACAGAGTGAGCTGCCGGACATTGCCCGTGAGGTTGAGGAAAAAGATGAAGCGCCCGGACCGGATGTCATGCACCGGTTCGCCGAGCTCGGACTTTTGGGGGTCAACCTGCCGGAAGCCCATGGCGGCGGTGGTATGAGCCATTTCGAAGCGGTTCTGGTGCTGGAAGAGGTTGCCAAGGTCTCCATCGGCGTTGCTTTTCCGATCTTTGAATCCTGCTTCGGCCCGGCACTTGCGATCGCGAACTTCGCGCCCGAAGCCATGCGCCAGAAAATCCTGCCGAAGGTCTGTTCCGGCGACATGATCGTCGCAGTTTCCATGTCCGAGCCGGGCGCGGGATCAGCGCTGACCGATCTCACCACCAAGGCTCGGGTCGAGGGAGACAGGGTGATCGTCAACGGCCAAAAGCGCTGGTGTTCCGGCGCAGGCCACTCGGATGCCTATGTCGTCTATTGCCGTATGTCCGACGATCCCGGCGCGAAGGGCATCGGAGCTGTTCTGGTCGAAAAGGGGGCTGACGGTTTCACCTTCGGAAAACGGGAGCACCATATGGGCTTTCGAGGTGTGCACAGCGCAGACATGTATTTCGACGATGTCAGCGTTCCGGCCAAAAATATCATTGTTCCGGCCGGTGGGTTCCGGAAGCTCATGGAGGCGTTCGATCTGGAACGTTGCGGCAACACCACCATGAGCCTTGCCTGTGCCCAGTCGGCTTTCGACTACGTCCTGAGTTATGTTCAGGAGCGGGAGCAGTTCGGCAAACCGATCATCGATTTCCAGGCGGTTCAGCTTCAAATCGCCGACATGAAAATGAAACTGGATGCAGCGCGCCTGCTGCTCTACCGGGCGGTCGTGAAGGCCGAAAGCGGTCTGCCCTCGGTTGGGGAAAGCTCGATTGCCAAGTGTTTTGCCAACGAGATGACCCGTGAAGTGACCGGCAAGGCCATGCAGCTGATGGGCGGGTATGGGTATTCACGCGAATACCCGATGGAACAAAAGATGCGGGACAGCTGGGGCTGGGGCATTGCCGGCGGGTCCATCGACATCCAGAAAACCAACATTGCGAGCGCCCTTGTCGGCCGCCGGTTCAACCAGCGGGCCAAATAA